The DNA sequence ACTGTATTTTGTTGTCGGTAGCTTCTTCTTGGTgttgaatatttataaaatgacaaaaacaaGTAAACTTACAAATTACATGTAAAAGTGTGACTCCTATTAACGTAGGAGTTTAAATACATTTTGATATTCTTaactatattttgttttgttattggtataaaagaaaagaaaaaacatataaattatatataaatatataaaagaaaaataattattttttataattaaattttaataattttttcttataatttgaaataatatttttgatgtaactttctattctttttattttttatattctgaaaccacttaaaaaacatattaccctaagttaaatttaaaaaaaatgttaaattttaattgtgaaaATATCGTTCCCTTTTGGtgtaaaatgtataaaatgatGATTGTTCTCCATAAGATTAGGTTAGATTAGGGGATGAATCCCGGAACTactttgaagaaaaataaaaaaatcagcTGGTGGGACCCATAGGAAAGGCAACAGCATAAAAGGACCAAACTCGCTTGAACTCAGACACCATTCTGGTTTTGTCCACTCAATCCTTGAGATTTTCTGTGAAGAGCAACATCAATGGCTACTTTGTAAGAAAGTTCTCCCTTCTCTACATTCTGCAACCTTCTTATTCCAAAACTACCCTCTTTTCTAATGCGCTCTCTGTCTCTCTCTGTGACTTTCACAGTGTTCGTCCTCCTCCATTGACATCCACCTCCGATCAACCTCCTCTTTTTGATGGCACCACCAGGTTCTCCAGAATTCACTTTCTTTTCATGGTTTTGCTTCAATTTTCAGATGTCAAGTCCTCACCTTTTTACCATTTCCTTAGGTTGTACACCAGTTATGGTTGCCCCTATGCACAACGTGTTTGGATCACTAGGAACTACAAGGTTCTTTCTTCAAATTTCCTCTGTCTTGTCTACAATATTCTACTCATATGTTTAATTCTCATGCTGCTAACTCACACCATAGGGGCTACAAGACAAGATCAAATTGGTCCCTATTGATCTTCAAGATAGGCCAGCTTGGTATAAGGAGAAAGTCTACCCTGAAAATAAGGTGAGTTAGTAACTTAGACAAATGAGGGTAACTAAAGGGGTTCATTTTGCTATGTTGATTtgatttggtttggtttggtttagcAAGTTGAATTTGTTTCcctaaaatgtaatttatttgtAGGTGCCAGCATTGGAGCACAACGGCAAAATTTTGGGAGAAAGTCTTGATTTGATCAAATATGTAGATGCCAGCTTTGAAGGGACACCTTTGTTTCCCACTGTAAGAACTAAGCACTGCACATTACTTCTGTTTTTTTCACTTCATACCTTTTCTTATCATCTTTTTTTCAGTTGTTGGAGTAGATTAATAATgtgaagttgaaattattttagGATCCTGCGAAGAAAGAGTTTGGTGAGCAATTGATATCCCATGTTAATACATTCACCAGAGACCTGTTCCTTTCATTGAAAGGAGATGCTGTACAAGAAGCCAGTAAGCGCCATATTCAAGTTTGTAAATAGAggaaagttttctttttcttcattttttggtTCTTATAATGGTGATTTAAACCAGGTTCTGCTTTTGAATACTTGGAGAATGCTCTTGGTAAATTTGATGATGGCCCATTCTTGCTTGGTGAACTCAGTTTTGTAAGTTGAAATCAACTCAGTGATCCTCATTTTTCATCTTCCTTGTAAAGTTGTTGTTTTCTGACCAATTACCGATCCTCGTCGTGGTGCATGTGAAACACAACATTTTCAATATGATGAAAGGAAGAACTCATGATTTAATCCAAAAGTAGCATATTGGTGTAGTATTTGATAATATCAATGTATGCAGCTTttctttcttataatttttaaatgattgtaTGATCAGGTGGACATAGCATATATTCCATTTGTTGAAAGATTTCAGATTGTCTTTGCTGAGTTATTCAAACATGACATCACAGAAGGAAGGCCTAAACTTGCAACATGGATTAAGGTACCCATAATTAGTTCTGTGTAAAATTTCTTCCATTCTTTGTGGAAATGGCACTTTGTTTATGTAATGAAGTTTGCAATTTGCTGCATGAGTCCT is a window from the Vigna unguiculata cultivar IT97K-499-35 chromosome 7, ASM411807v1, whole genome shotgun sequence genome containing:
- the LOC114190013 gene encoding glutathione S-transferase L3-like isoform X3, which gives rise to MATFVRPPPLTSTSDQPPLFDGTTRLYTSYGCPYAQRVWITRNYKGLQDKIKLVPIDLQDRPAWYKEKVYPENKVPALEHNGKILGESLDLIKYVDASFEGTPLFPTDPAKKEFGEQLISHVNTFTRDLFLSLKGDAVQEASSAFEYLENALGKFDDGPFLLGELSFVDIAYIPFVERFQIVFAELFKHDITEGRPKLATWIKELNKIDAYTETKVDPQEVIDLFKERFLASSKI
- the LOC114190013 gene encoding glutathione S-transferase L3-like isoform X4, whose translation is MATFVRPPPLTSTSDQPPLFDGTTRLYTSYGCPYAQRVWITRNYKGLQDKIKLVPIDLQDRPAWYKEKVYPENKVPALEHNGKILGESLDLIKYVDASFEGTPLFPTDPAKKEFGEQLISHVNTFTRDLFLSLKGDAVQEASSAFEYLENALGKFDDGPFLLGELSFVDIAYIPFVERFQIVFAELFKHDITEGRPKLATWIKELNKIDAYTETKVDPQEVIDLFKERFLPKQ
- the LOC114190013 gene encoding glutathione S-transferase L3-like isoform X2, producing MATFVRPPPLTSTSDQPPLFDGTTRFSRIHFLFMVLLQFSDVKSSPFYHFLRLYTSYGCPYAQRVWITRNYKGLQDKIKLVPIDLQDRPAWYKEKVYPENKVPALEHNGKILGESLDLIKYVDASFEGTPLFPTDPAKKEFGEQLISHVNTFTRDLFLSLKGDAVQEASSAFEYLENALGKFDDGPFLLGELSFVDIAYIPFVERFQIVFAELFKHDITEGRPKLATWIKELNKIDAYTETKVDPQEVIDLFKERFLPKQ
- the LOC114190013 gene encoding glutathione S-transferase L3-like isoform X1, which codes for MATFVRPPPLTSTSDQPPLFDGTTRFSRIHFLFMVLLQFSDVKSSPFYHFLRLYTSYGCPYAQRVWITRNYKGLQDKIKLVPIDLQDRPAWYKEKVYPENKVPALEHNGKILGESLDLIKYVDASFEGTPLFPTDPAKKEFGEQLISHVNTFTRDLFLSLKGDAVQEASSAFEYLENALGKFDDGPFLLGELSFVDIAYIPFVERFQIVFAELFKHDITEGRPKLATWIKELNKIDAYTETKVDPQEVIDLFKERFLASSKI